The sequence ATATATCAGTTTTTTTTTGTTACTTTATAACACCTATATTTTATAGATATTTTAATTTTATGTTATTAAACAGTAAGATAGTGAATTGGACATTTTTTTATGTCATCAAATGTTACAATTTCATAGCAATTTGGATTGGCTAAAACTGCACGTAATAACGCATTATTGACTGCATGACCTGCTTTATAACCATCAAATTTGGCTAAAATTTGACAACCTAACAATGATAAATCACCAATTGCATCTAAAATTTTATGGCGAACAAACTCATTTTCAAAACGTAAACCTTCAGGATTAAGTACTTTTTCATCATCTAAACCAATTGCATTATGCAAACCTGCTCCTAAAGCAAGATTTTTTGATTGTAACATTTCTAAATCTCGTAAAAATCCAAAGGTGCGAGCAGAGGAAATTTGTTCGATATAATCTTGTGAATGCAAATCAAAGGAATAAAATTGATATTCTGGTTTAAATACTGGGTGCTGAAAATCAATTTTAAAGTTCACTAAAAAGCCATCATACGGTGTAAAACTTGCTGTTTTATCTTCAATTTGAATAGCTACAGGCTCAATAATTTTAATAAATTTCTTACTCGCCTGCTGTTCCACCAAACCCGTTTGTAAGAATAAATCAATAAATGGTTTAGCACTACCATCAGCAATCACTAATTCTGATGCATCCACTTCTATAATTAAATTATCAATGCCCAATGCCGAAACTGCACTCATGACGTGTTCAATCGTACCTACTTTAACATCGTCTTGTACTAAATTTGAACACATAAAGGCTTCTTGAATTAATAATGCTTGAGCAGGAATATCAACTGTAGGATTTAAATCTACACGGCGAAAAATGATACCATTATCAACATCATTTGGTAAAAATCGCATACGCACAGTTTGCCCACTATGCAAACCCACACCTTGTATTTCAGCAATTTGTTGTAGTGTACGTTGTTTTAGCATGGTTTTATCTCTTGAAAAATCTTGTTACATTTAACTATTATACTCTGAAAATAAAAAAGACAGTGAATTTTTCACTGTCTTTATGTAACTTTATCGCAATTTTCCATTTATTTTTGACGATTTTTTAAGAAATCACCAATTGATAAACGAGTTGGTTGCTGTACTGGAATTTCTGGCTCTGGTGCAGGTGGCGTGTCCATCACTAAAGTTACTGATGGTGCATCTGATAAATCAGCACCTGTATTGGCAACAGCAGGTTTTTCAGGTGCCGATGTATGTGCTACAGGTGTAATCGCAGGACGGGATGTTACTGTCGTTGTACGGCGTGGTTCATCAGCCAATTTACTACGCTCTAAACCTGTCGCTACAATCGTTACACGGATTTCATCACGCAATTCGGGGTCAAATGCTGTACCAAAGAAAATATTACCTTCATCAAGGTTAGCAATTTGGTTAGCAATGGCTGTAATTTCTTCCACTTCTTCAAGTGTTGCACAATACTCTGGATCTTCACCACTGGTAATGTTAATAATAAGACTTTTCGCATCCATACTGGTAACACCCTCAAGTAATGGACTACGAATCGCTTGTTCCGCTGCTTGTCTTGCACGGTCATCACCACGACCTAAACCAGCACCCATCATCGCATAACCACGACTACTCATCGCTGTTTGTAAATCAGCAAAGTCAAGGTTGATATAACCAGGGCGAATAATCAAATCAAAAATGTTGCGTACAGAATTTAATAAGACATCATCTACTTTTTTGTAGGCATCTGCCATTGTAATATTACGATACACTTTTAATAAGCGTTGGTTTGGAATAACAATTAAAGAATCTACATTTTCTTCTAAAGCTTCAATGCCTTTTTCTGCCGCTAATAAACGCTTTTTCCCTTCAAAACTAAATGGTGTGGTTACAACACCTACCGTTAAAATGCCCATTTCTTTAGCAAGTTTAGCAATGACAGGAGCTGCACCTGTACCTGTACCACCGCCCATACCAGCAGTAACAAATAGCATATCTGTGCCTTCTAAATAAGATTTAATTTCTTGCAAACTTTCTTCTGCTGAAATTTTACCCACTTCAGGGTTTGCACCAGCACCTAAACCACGGGTACTTTGTTCGCCAAGTTGAATTTTATTTTCTGTATCAACTCGTTCAAGGGCTTGACGGTCAGTATTAGCACAGACAAATTTTACGCCTGTAATATTCGACATCAGCATATGCTGGATAGCATTACCACCACCACCACCAACACCTAATACAGTGATACGTGCATTACCATCACTTGTGCCATTTTCATCTAAAAATGCAAAAGTAGACATATGTGTACTCCAAAAATAGGTTTGGCAGTTACTTATCGTTTTCGTCCGTCCATACTGCCTAAAAATTGTTAAACATTTAACCTGCTATAATATACTGTTTTTATTGACTTATCAAGTTAAGATTTACATACTCATATTTAAAGAAATACTTTTGTTAGTGTAAATTCAAAGTCAAATTCTATTCTTTTAAATTTGTAAGGACGAAATATTTTTCGCCCTTACATCAAATCAATCATTTACAATTCTCTGAGAATATCATGATTAATCAATATCTTACATCAATTTTTTAAATGCCTGCACAAATTTATGCCATAAACGTGCCATTTTTGACCAAAAATCTTGCGGAACTTCGCTGATTGGCTCTTCAGTCGATGTTGTATCTGTCTGACTAAACACCGCCAACCCTACAGCAGTTTGATAATCAGGTGTTGCTAATAAGGCTTGTTGAGCAGGTTCACGATGTACCACATGCTCATGGCGATTTGCCAAATGAATCGCTTGGTGTAACTCTTCTTTTGCCACCGCCACAATATGCTCAATGGTACTTGCTCCACCCGTTAAAACCACACCACGGGGCAAAATACCTACATGATTATGATGTAATGCACGATAAGCCTGACGTAAAATATAACGATAACGTGCGACAATCACTTCAACTAAATCAGCATGACTGATGGTTTTATATTCACCATTAAGCTGTTTAAGCTTAATCATTTTTTCAGGTTTTACATTCTTTTGGTCAAGTGTACCATATTTTAATTTTAATTTATTCGCTTCTTCATACGATACTTGGAATGTTTGTTGAATATCTTGTGTTACTAACTCACCACCAACCGCTAAATGATGAACTAAAATTAATTTCTCATCTAAATATACTAAAAGATTGGTCATATCTGCACCAATATCTAATAGGCAGACACCTTCACGTTTTTCATCGTCCAATAAACAACTGGTTGCTGTCGCCAAAGGTGCAACCACAATTTGACTGACTTGAATATTGGCATTCTTAAGTGCTTGACGAATATTTTGCATGGTATTTACAGGCATCATAATAAAATGATAATACGCCTGTAATTCATTTGCTACCATGCCAACTGGGTCAAGTACTGCATCAGTCGAGCCATCTAAATAATAAGCTAAGGGAATAGCATTGGTCACATAATAATTGGGTTTACTACTTTTATTTTTAGCAATATCACGCACAGCTACCATATCAGACGTACTAATGGTTGGTGATGAAATAGCAATAGTTGCATCATCAACCGTACAATACAACTCATCACTTGGGATAGACACCCACGCCTGATGGACACGGCAACGTGCTATTTCTTCTGCTTCTGCAACTGCTTGTTTAATTGCATCAGTCAATAAACCTAAATCAGTAACTTTACCCTTTTTCATGCTAGTATGAGTAACATGAGACATACCAATAACATCAAGCGTATGTTGATCTTGGATGCGTGCAATAATCACAGAGACACGAGTGCTTCCGATATCAATTGCAACAACTGACGATGTACCGCTTAATGTCATAATAAATTACCTATGTTCATCTTTTAGCATTTAATTTTTACTGTCATCTTACTATTATAACATGATTATATCGCTATTCTAGTATTAATAATATATCTTATACATCATGATGACGGAATTAAAAATTTCCCCTTACTAACGGGGACTGCTTGCCCTGTTTTCCACTGAATTGCCAAACCATCACGATAACGTAAATCAAAGCCTGCTATACGCGACCATATTGGTTTTAAATCACGGCGTGCAATGGTGCTTAATTGTTGCAGTTTCAGCATAGTATTATCTTGATCGACCACAATACGCAAACCACTGTCAAATTGTAATAACCACGTCATACGGTCGGTTAAATGTACATCAACCAAACGAATATCTATCGGTTTAAATAACTGATCAACATCACGATAAATTTGCATAATTTGCTTAGCTTGATCATTTGGTCCAGATAAAGTGACTAAGCGATGATTAGGATTTTCTTGATATAAACTAAAAATCTCACCCTGCTCATTTACCCAACGTCCAGCCTTACCCCAACGTGCAACTGCTTGGCGTGGAGTCACTTTAACCGTAATTTGATTTGGCCATAACCGTGATACTACCACTTCATCAACCCATTGTTGTTTGAGTACCGTATCACGGATTTGCATCATATCTGCTGTAAGATAATGTGATTGTTGTAAATCTTGGATTTGTTGTTCTAAGTTTTGTTTTGCCTGAGCTGTGGGAGCACCCAACACTTGATATTGAATATGCTTACCACGTTCAAACATTTTAGTAAAAGCATAAATACTCAAGAAAAATAAAAGCACACTCACCACCACAAAAAGCCAATTTAATAGACTTTTTGTATTTTGCTGTTGCTGAATTTCAATTTCTTCAAACGTACTAATCGCTTGATTTTCTTCAGAACGCTTGCGGAGTTTAAACATGGTGTGCTTTTTCCAACTTATTTATTGAGTGTTTGCGATAAAATTTGCACACACAATTCATCAAAGCTATAGCCCACCGCATTCGCTGCTTTTGGTACAAGTGAATGATCGGTCATTCCCGGTACAGTATTCACTTCTAATAACCAGAAATTGCCTTGCTCATCTCGCATAGCATCAACACGTCCCCAACCTTCAGCTCCAACTACTTGGAATGCTTCTAAGGCTAATGCTTGTAAGCGTTGTTCATCATCAGCACTTAAACCACACGGAATACCATATTGTGTATCGTTACGTTTATATTTCGCTTCAAAATCGTAGAATGCCACTTCTTTTGGTGGTTGTAAACTAATCACAGGCAACGCCTTACCATTTAAAATCACGATGGTATATTCTTTACCTGTAATCCATTTTTCTGCCATAACCACCGCATCATGTGCTGTTGCTTTCGCAAAGGCTTGTGCAAAATCTTCCGATTTTTCGACTTTACTCATACCAATACTTGAGCCTTCATGTACAGGTTTGATAATAAATGGCAAGCCAATTTCTGCAATCACATCAGCCACATTTATTTGTGCATTGACGATTTTATAAGGTGCTGTTGGTAATTGATAACCTGCCCATACTTGTTTGGTTTTCACTTTATCCATACCAATAGCAGAGCCTTGTACACCTGTACCTGTATATGGAATATTTAACCATTCCAATACGCCTTGAATCGCACCATCTTCGCCACCACGACCATGTAATACAATAAATGCACGGTCATAATGGACTAATTCAGTAATCGAACGCTCTTTCGGGTCAAATTTTTCCGCATTTACTCCAGAGCGTAATAATGAATCTAATACCGCTTGTCCACTATTGAGTGAGACCTCACGTTCAGCAGAAATACCACCAAATAAAACCGCAACTTTACCAAATTGTTCTACATTTGACACAATCTATTCTCAACTATTTTTGATTAATCTTTGGTTAAATATAAATGATTTTGAGCCAATTCAAGTGAAATCGCTCCCACATTACCCGCACCTTGTGTCAGTAATAAATCATTTGGTTTTAATACTGCATTTAAAATTTGCGATAAATTTTCACTATCCACAGGGTCAATTAAAATCGGTTCAACACCACGCATACGCAATGCGTGAGCCAATGTACGACTATCTGCTTTTTCAATTGGTTTTTCACCAGCTGGATACACTTCTAACAAGAATAATTGATCAACTTGCGATAAAACATTAACAAAATCATCAAAACAATCCCGTGTACGGCTATAACGATGCGGTTGGAACATCATCACTAAACGGCGATCTGGGTGGCTATCTCGAGCTGCTTTAATCGTTGCCTGTACTTCTTTTGGATGATGTCCATAATCATCCACCAATTTTACATTACCTTGTTCGCCATTTTTGCTAATATCAAATTCACCCTGTACTTGAAAACGGCGACCAACACCACTAAATCCCGCTAAAGCACGAGCAATCGCATCATCATCAACACCTTCATCAGTCGCCACACCAATCGCAGCCAACGCATTTAAAATATTATGCAAACCCGGTTGATTAATCGTCAAACGTAATGGTACTTTATCTTTACGCAACACTGTAAAATGGCTACGCATACCATCTTGTTCAATGTCAATCGCACGAATATCATTATGTTCGCCAAAACCATAAGTCAAAACAGGACGTGCAATGCGTGGTAAAATCTCACGAATATTTTCATCATCACCACATACGACCGCCAAACCATAAAACGGTAAACGGTGTAAAAACTGAATAAAAGTATCTTTTAATACATCAAAACTACCGCCATAAGTATCCATATGGTCAGCATTAATATTGGTTACAATCGCCGCCATTGGCTGTAAATGTAAAAATGATGCATCTGATTCATCAGCTTCCGCCACGATATAACGACTAGTTCCCAAACCAGCATTCACACCTGTACTGTTTAATAATCCACCAATAACATATGTTGGGTCATAACCACCTTCTGCCAACATCATGGTTAGCAAACTTGTGGTTGTGGTTTTACCATGCGTTCCCGCTACCGCAATTCCATGACGATAACGCATTAATTCACCAAGCATTTCTGCACGACGAATCACTGGAATACGTTGCTCTATTGCCGCTTTAATTTCAGGATTATCCGTATCAATTGCGGTTGAAACCACGACTACACTTGCACCTGTAATATTATGTTCAGCATGA comes from Moraxella sp. ZY210820 and encodes:
- a CDS encoding D-alanine--D-alanine ligase, whose translation is MSNVEQFGKVAVLFGGISAEREVSLNSGQAVLDSLLRSGVNAEKFDPKERSITELVHYDRAFIVLHGRGGEDGAIQGVLEWLNIPYTGTGVQGSAIGMDKVKTKQVWAGYQLPTAPYKIVNAQINVADVIAEIGLPFIIKPVHEGSSIGMSKVEKSEDFAQAFAKATAHDAVVMAEKWITGKEYTIVILNGKALPVISLQPPKEVAFYDFEAKYKRNDTQYGIPCGLSADDEQRLQALALEAFQVVGAEGWGRVDAMRDEQGNFWLLEVNTVPGMTDHSLVPKAANAVGYSFDELCVQILSQTLNK
- the murC gene encoding UDP-N-acetylmuramate--L-alanine ligase; translated protein: MDFKQTQKLIIIPEMRRIKQIHFVGIGGAGMCGIAEVLKNQGYQVSGSDIKASKTTERLQALGIHVYIGHAEHNITGASVVVVSTAIDTDNPEIKAAIEQRIPVIRRAEMLGELMRYRHGIAVAGTHGKTTTTSLLTMMLAEGGYDPTYVIGGLLNSTGVNAGLGTSRYIVAEADESDASFLHLQPMAAIVTNINADHMDTYGGSFDVLKDTFIQFLHRLPFYGLAVVCGDDENIREILPRIARPVLTYGFGEHNDIRAIDIEQDGMRSHFTVLRKDKVPLRLTINQPGLHNILNALAAIGVATDEGVDDDAIARALAGFSGVGRRFQVQGEFDISKNGEQGNVKLVDDYGHHPKEVQATIKAARDSHPDRRLVMMFQPHRYSRTRDCFDDFVNVLSQVDQLFLLEVYPAGEKPIEKADSRTLAHALRMRGVEPILIDPVDSENLSQILNAVLKPNDLLLTQGAGNVGAISLELAQNHLYLTKD
- a CDS encoding cell division protein FtsQ/DivIB — protein: MFKLRKRSEENQAISTFEEIEIQQQQNTKSLLNWLFVVVSVLLFFLSIYAFTKMFERGKHIQYQVLGAPTAQAKQNLEQQIQDLQQSHYLTADMMQIRDTVLKQQWVDEVVVSRLWPNQITVKVTPRQAVARWGKAGRWVNEQGEIFSLYQENPNHRLVTLSGPNDQAKQIMQIYRDVDQLFKPIDIRLVDVHLTDRMTWLLQFDSGLRIVVDQDNTMLKLQQLSTIARRDLKPIWSRIAGFDLRYRDGLAIQWKTGQAVPVSKGKFLIPSS
- the lpxC gene encoding UDP-3-O-acyl-N-acetylglucosamine deacetylase: MLKQRTLQQIAEIQGVGLHSGQTVRMRFLPNDVDNGIIFRRVDLNPTVDIPAQALLIQEAFMCSNLVQDDVKVGTIEHVMSAVSALGIDNLIIEVDASELVIADGSAKPFIDLFLQTGLVEQQASKKFIKIIEPVAIQIEDKTASFTPYDGFLVNFKIDFQHPVFKPEYQFYSFDLHSQDYIEQISSARTFGFLRDLEMLQSKNLALGAGLHNAIGLDDEKVLNPEGLRFENEFVRHKILDAIGDLSLLGCQILAKFDGYKAGHAVNNALLRAVLANPNCYEIVTFDDIKKCPIHYLTV
- the ftsA gene encoding cell division protein FtsA, with amino-acid sequence MTLSGTSSVVAIDIGSTRVSVIIARIQDQHTLDVIGMSHVTHTSMKKGKVTDLGLLTDAIKQAVAEAEEIARCRVHQAWVSIPSDELYCTVDDATIAISSPTISTSDMVAVRDIAKNKSSKPNYYVTNAIPLAYYLDGSTDAVLDPVGMVANELQAYYHFIMMPVNTMQNIRQALKNANIQVSQIVVAPLATATSCLLDDEKREGVCLLDIGADMTNLLVYLDEKLILVHHLAVGGELVTQDIQQTFQVSYEEANKLKLKYGTLDQKNVKPEKMIKLKQLNGEYKTISHADLVEVIVARYRYILRQAYRALHHNHVGILPRGVVLTGGASTIEHIVAVAKEELHQAIHLANRHEHVVHREPAQQALLATPDYQTAVGLAVFSQTDTTSTEEPISEVPQDFWSKMARLWHKFVQAFKKLM
- the ftsZ gene encoding cell division protein FtsZ; protein product: MSTFAFLDENGTSDGNARITVLGVGGGGGNAIQHMLMSNITGVKFVCANTDRQALERVDTENKIQLGEQSTRGLGAGANPEVGKISAEESLQEIKSYLEGTDMLFVTAGMGGGTGTGAAPVIAKLAKEMGILTVGVVTTPFSFEGKKRLLAAEKGIEALEENVDSLIVIPNQRLLKVYRNITMADAYKKVDDVLLNSVRNIFDLIIRPGYINLDFADLQTAMSSRGYAMMGAGLGRGDDRARQAAEQAIRSPLLEGVTSMDAKSLIINITSGEDPEYCATLEEVEEITAIANQIANLDEGNIFFGTAFDPELRDEIRVTIVATGLERSKLADEPRRTTTVTSRPAITPVAHTSAPEKPAVANTGADLSDAPSVTLVMDTPPAPEPEIPVQQPTRLSIGDFLKNRQK